The proteins below come from a single Paramormyrops kingsleyae isolate MSU_618 chromosome 25, PKINGS_0.4, whole genome shotgun sequence genomic window:
- the LOC140583159 gene encoding uncharacterized protein encodes MKTSSKEAFCDVLEKAKKDALDVLHWGRVFSYSHIRQIFDGPDPANRMIEELQRRHMVVTGMPQSPAMDRTSTVYAANQPPESSEGEQTEDAHSASSGETFQVTQKVQWPQKTRQLMAEKGLYRKHSLDHPLLKGFATYLERDLQNENFKQEVENVARFLCFMNLQEPSLEFVKEREKTRHFFSELTEAKLTKINLDQLYKEPEEIPQVSHN; translated from the exons ATGAAGACGTCATCAAAAGAGGCTTTCTGCGACGTTTTGGAGAAGGCGAAGAAGGATGCGCTGGACGTTCTGCACTGGGGCAGGGTCTTCAGTTACAGTCACATCCGACAGATTTTCGATGGTCCTGATCCAGCGAACAG GATGATCGAGGAGTTGCAGCGTCGCCATATGGTGGTGACTGGCATGCCCCAATCACCAGCGATGGATCGGACCAGCACTGTCTACGCAGCCAATCAGCCCCCAGAAAGCTCAGAGGGTGAGCAAACAGAAGATGCTCACAGTGCCAGCAGTGGAGAGacctttcaagt TACCCAgaaggtgcagtggccacagaagACAAGGCAGCTGATGGCAGAAAAGGGGCTCTACAGGAagcattctctggaccatccgCTGCTGAAAGGCTTTGCCACGTACTTGGAGAGGGATCTCCAGAACGAGAATTTTAAACAGGAG GTGGAAAATGTAGCCAGGTTCCTGTGTTTCATGAACCTGCAGGAGCCCTCCCTGGAATTCGTCAAGGAAAGGGAGAAGACCAGGCATTTCTTCTCTGAGCTGACAGAGGCTAAATTGACAAAGATCAATTTAGATCAATTATataaagagcctgaagag ATTCCTCAAGTATCACACAATTGA
- the LOC140583037 gene encoding uncharacterized protein isoform X1, whose amino-acid sequence MEKQSHFTFHVILTGMSPEKSPEDCWAVLRAAKNDFLAVLGKVYPEEMPLECAECCLVLYYLEATVILKHLQPPGVVEHMTVQEWMTRSTSEADHTVIVVKEHKTSAQQAATFALSSEEETWFDIYFTQVRPQLLSSKRSRTTLDDLGGDKRFFVSTAGRPAFNASNDLNRLHQKYKLDPVTYQTARRIFETATKDLTDQEKSLVADYLTHSTATADEHYRMKQSRNVVQASKLLKKLAGDSSADSGEEGPSCSARGAARDAALASNQQMDVQAAFDQLLRTHPVTLDGDIPDKTARSQTSGRFQRQLYDRWLKAQMRMRVRHVLSHFGRRQPTESRVDAWIRNQGWRSNVPSAASVLKDWRPVGSVDTAVDSSHIQELIHNQKWKGLVVMDIAGKGKGVCATRQFQAGEVVCDYHGPVVTATEGQRIHSSTKEEESGYMFFFRNSHKSECACHPGIQPFGRLINHSHKANLRPRLYSPAVGGQDVILLLALNRINVGEELLFDYGVQRKSFRGEGLRTIENM is encoded by the exons atggagaagcagagccattttacatt tcatgtcattctcacggggatgagcccagagaagagtccagaggactgctgggccgtgctgagggctgccaagaacgacttcttggcagtccttggcaaggtgtatccggaggagatgcccctggagtgtgcagagtgctgccttgtcctctactacctggaggccacggtgattctgaagcatctccagccaccaggcgtggtggagcacatgacc gtccaggagtggatgaccaggagcacgtccgaggccgaccatacggtgattgtggtgaaggaacacaagacgtcggcgcagcaagcggccacgtttgcattgtcctctgaggaggagacg tggttcgacatctacttcacccaggtacggccacagctcctgagctccaagaggagccggacgacactggatgacctgggaggagacaaacggttcttcgtctccaccgcaggcaggccggcgttcaacgcttcgaatgacctcaaccggctgcaccaaaa atacaagctggatccagtcacctaccagacggcccggcgcatctttgagacggccaccaaggacttgacggaccaagagaagtccttggtggccgattacctcactcattccactgcgacggctgacgagcactaccggatgaagcagtcgcggaatgtggtgcaggccagtaagctgctgaagaagctggcaggtgactcaag cgctgactccgGAGAGGAAGGgcccagctgttctgcccgtggtgccgcacgggatgctgccctggcatccaaccaacagatggatgtccaggcagcgttcgatcagctccttcggacccaccccgtgaccctggatggcgacatcccagacaagacggcacgctcgcagacgtcgggccggtttcagcggcagctctatgatcgctggctgaaggcccagatgaggatgcgcgtacggcatgtcttgt cacactttggcagacggcagcccaccgagtcccgggtcgacgcttggatcaggaaccaaggctggagaagtaacgttcccagcgcggccagcgttctgaaggactggagaccagtgggttcggtggacactgccgtggactctagccacatccaggagctcatccacaaccagaagtggaagggacttgtggtgatggacattgcggggaaggggaagggagtctgcgccacccggcagttccaggctggtgaggtggtgtgtgactaccacgggccggtagtcacagccactgagggccagcggattcactcatcgacgaaggaagaagaatctggctacatgttcttcttccggaacagccataagtctgagtgtgcctgtcacccgggcatacagccttttggccggctgattaatcattcccataaggccaacctccggccaagactgtacagcccagccgtcgggggacaggatgttattttgcttttggccctgaacaggattaatgttggggaggaactgttgttcgattatggggtgcagaggaaatcgttcaggggagagggactgagaaccattgagaacatgtag
- the LOC140582974 gene encoding uncharacterized protein, translating to MTWEEMSDFFFISTTGRPIYNASNDLNRLHQKYKLDPVTSQTARRVFETATKTMTDSEKSMVADYLTHSTATADRHYRMKLSRNVVVASKLLSKLAGDSSNESAEEGTSRGARAAARDTGSNRQMDVQTALALLLQTHPVTLDGDMPDRAARCQVSETFQRQLYERWLKAQMRLRVQHVLSHFGRREPTESGVSSWIKKQGWKNNIPSAASILKDWKPTGPVDTVVDSSHIKTLITTQKWRGLVVTDIAGKGKGVCTSRPFQSGEVVCDYHGQVVRAKEGTRIHHSLDENETGYMFFYRNKKNKQMCIDAHSPECLCHPGRQTFGRLINHSRKRANVKPRLYVVDIDGEEQDVILFFAENNIKVGKELKFDYGVERKSFRGEGLDLDWL from the exons atgacctgggaggagatgagcgattttttttttatctccaccACCGGAAGGCCTATTTACAACGCGTCCaatgacctcaaccggctgcaccaGAA GTACAAGTTGGACCCGGTGACGAGTCAGACTGCCCGGCGTGTGtttgagacggccaccaagACCATGACAGACTCGGAGAAGTCTATGGTGGCCGACTATCTCACGCATTCGACTGCGACAGCTGACCGCCACTACAGGATGAAACTGTCTCGGAATGTAGTGGTGGCCAGCAAGCTGCTgagcaagctggcaggtgactcaag taacgAGTCTGCGGAGGAGGGAACCAGCCGTGGTGCCCGGGCGGCTGCCCGGGATACTGGGTCCAACCGGCAAATGGACGTCCAGACGGCGTTGGCCCTGCTCCTGCAGACCCACCcggtgaccctggatggcgacatGCCAGACCGGGCTGCACGCTGCCAGGTGTCCGAGACGTTTCAACGCCAGCTGTATGAGCGCTGGCTTAAGGCGCAGATGAGACTGCGTGTCCAGCATGTGCTCT cacactttggcaggaGGGAGCCCACGGAGTCCGGGGTCAGCTCCTGGATAAAGAAGCAGGGCTGGAAAAACAACATCCCTAGTGCGGCCTCCATCCTTAAAGACTGGAAGCCCACAGGACCCGTGGACACCGTGGTTGACTCCAGCCACATCAAGACTCTCATCACCACCCAGAAGTGGAGAGGATTGGTGGTCACGGACATCGCTGGCAAGGGCAAGGGAGTCTGCACCAGCCGGCCGTTCCAATCTGGAGAGGTGGTCTGTGACTACCATGGACAGGTAGTCAGAGCCAAAGAGGGGACGCGCATACACCACAGTCTTGATGAAAATGAGACTGGCTATATGTTCTTTTATCGGAACAAGAAGAATAAACAGATGTGCATTGATGCCCACTCGCCCGAATGCCTGTGCCACCCAGGCAGACAGACTTTTGGGAGGCTCATTAATCACTCCAGAAAGAGAGCCAATGTAAAGCCTAGGCTATATGTGGTGGACATTGATGGGGAGGAGCAagatgtcattttattttttgccgaAAATAATATAAAGGTCGGCAAAGAACTTAAATTTGACTATGGGGTGGAGAGAAAGTCCTTCAGAGGGGAGGGTTTGGACCTAGATTGGTTGTAA
- the LOC111859245 gene encoding uncharacterized protein, with protein MNGTIQRALSKLVNKRPEEWDNHLDAVMFGLRTKCQVTTKYSPFFLMFGREARYPSQIPSEYRVDSSVEDNLSVEEVTEGILKLDEVLQAAITNTSSKQSKQKKRIKETSSPAFHVGMKVWRLNVRSQQRKGGKLDPNYLGPYTITAIVDKSADLLDSQGVTIPKINTDHLIEYKEEHPRVPRKCSLDSPTILSEPPNTTTSSGPSTTSAAPSTTSSGPSTTSAAPSTTSSGPSTTSSGPSTTSAAPSTTSSGPSTTSSGPSTTSAAPSTTSSGPSTTSSGPSTTSAAPSTTSSGPSTTSSGPPTTSAAPSTTSSGPSTTSAAPSTTSSGPSTTSAAPSTTSSGPSTTSAAPSTTSSGPSTTSAAPSTTSSGPSTTSAAPSTTSSGPSTTSAAPSTTSSGPSTTSSGPSTTSAAPSTTSSGPSTTSAAPSTTSSGPSTTSAAPSTTSAAPSTTSSGPSTTSAAPSTTSSGPSTTSSGPSTTSAAPSTTSSGPSTTSAAPSTTSSGPSTTSSGPPTTSAAPSTTSSGPSTTSAAPSTTSSGPSTTSAAPSTTSSGPSTTSSGLSTTSAAPSTTSSGPSTTSAAPSTTSAALSTTSSGPSTTSSAPSTTSAAPSTTSSGPSTTSSGPSTTSSAPSTTSAAPSTTSSETPTTSSGAPTTTIPGQMTTTSTSPTVDPLITKSVKDAWGGKNIYVLLSKIGPYKVFYADIFKTAPQRHIESEVINAYLTLLVRNFNKESAQKSILIDTFEMTGIWEKKKPKIKVDPGLYKYIVGVINQNHHWMLVVIIPGERRSLFLDPLGETKAKLKHCEDITRSFMRQRGLNPSRWACDTLPHPLQQDASSCGAFVLKFADCILLGCSVSFDNSSSSMNATREEIAVCLLQNTEDLTDLCHFCGEQAGDTNWIGCDICPRWYHRGCVNNPRKKQFICEACQ; from the exons ATGAACGGAACAATCCAGAG AGCCCTGTCTAAACTTGTAAATAAAAGACCAGAGGAATGGGACAACCATCTTGATGCAGTCATGTTTGGACTAAGAACGAAGTGCCAAGTAACCACCAAGTATTCGCCATTTTTTTTGATGTTTGGCCGAGAGGCAAGGTATCCCTCTCAAATTCCATCAGAATACAGG GTGGACAGCAGTGTGGAGGACAACTTGTCTGTGGAGGAGGTGACAGAGGGCATCCTGAAGCTGGATGAAGTTCTCCAAGCTGCCATCACAAATACGAGCAGTAAACAATCAAAACAAAAGAAGAGGATAAAGGAAACCAGCAGCCCTGCTTTTCATGTTGGCATGAAAGTGTGGCGATTAAATGTGAGAAGCCAGCAGAGGAAAGGGGGCAAGTTGGATCCTAACTACCTTGGGCCCTACACCATCACAGCCATTGTTGATAAAAGTGCCGATCTTTTGGACAGCCAGGGAGTCACAATACCCAAAATCAACACTGATCATTTGATTGAGTACAAGGAGGAGCACCCACGAGTTCCACGAAAGTGTTCCTTGGACTCTCCTACCATCTTATCTGAGCCACCTAACACCACTAcctcctctgggccgtccactacCTCTGCTGCACCATCCACTACCTCCTCTGGGCCATCCACCACCTCTGCTGCACCGTCCACCAcctcctctgggccgtccactacctcctctgggccgtccactacCTCTGCTGCACCATCCACTAcctcctctgggccgtccactacctcctctgggccgtccactacCTCTGCTGCACCATCCACTAcctcctctgggccgtccactacctcctctgggccgtccactacCTCTGCTGCACCATCCACTAcctcctctgggccgtccactacCTCCTCTGGGCCGCCCACTACCTCTGCTGCACCGTCCACCAcctcctctgggccgtccactacCTCTGCTGCACCGTCCACCACCTCCTCTGGGCCATCCACCACCTCTGCTGCACCGTCCACCAcctcctctgggccgtccactacCTCTGCTGCACCATCCACTAcctcctctgggccgtccaccACCTCTGCTGCACCGTCCACCACCTCCTCTGGGCCATCCACCACCTCTGCTGCACCGTCCACCAcctcctctgggccgtccactacCTCTGCTGCACCATCCACTAcctcctctgggccgtccactacctcctctgggccgtccactacCTCTGCTGCACCATCCACTAcctcctctgggccgtccaccACCTCTGCTGCACCATCCACTAcctcctctgggccgtccactacCTCTGCTGCACCGTCCACTACCTCTGCTGCACCGTCCACCAcctcctctgggccgtccactacCTCTGCTGCACCGTCCACCAcctcctctgggccgtccactacctcctctgggccgtccactacCTCTGCTGCACCGTCCACCAcctcctctgggccgtccactacCTCTGCTGCACCGTCCACTAcctcctctgggccgtccactacCTCCTCTGGGCCGCCCACTACCTCTGCTGCACCATCCACTAcctcctctgggccgtccactacCTCTGCTGCACCGTCCACCAcctcctctgggccgtccactacCTCTGCTGCACCGTCCACTAcctcctctgggccgtccactacCTCCTCTGGGCTGTCCACTACCTCTGCTGCACCGTCCACCAcctcctctgggccgtccactacCTCCGCTGCACCGTCCACCACCTCTGCTGCACTGTCCACCAcctcctctgggccgtccactacCTCCTCTGCGCCGTCCACTACCTCTGCTGCGCCGTCCACTAcctcctctgggccgtccactacctcctctgggccgtccactacCTCCTCTGCGCCGTCCACTACCTCTGCTGCACCGTCCACCACCTCCTCTGAAACACCTACCACTTCCTCTGGAGCACCCACTACCACAATCCCTGGGCAAATGACCACCACCTCTACTAGTCCAACAGTGGACCCCTTGATCACCAAGA gTGTGAAAGATgcatgggggggaaaaaatatatacgtCCTTCTATCAAAGATTGGACCTTACAAAGTATTCTACGCAGACATTTTTAAGACAGCTCCACAGAGACACATAGAGAGTGAG GTTATTAATGCATATCTCACCCTCCTGGTGAGAAACTTCAACAAAGAAAGTGCACAAAAATCCATTTTAATTGATACATTTGAGATGACTGGGATATGGGAAAAGAAGAAACCCAAAATTAAG GTTGACCCAGGATTGTATAAGTACATTGTGGGGGTCATCAATCAAAATCATCACTGGATGCTTGtg GTGATTATAccaggagagaggagaagcCTTTTTTTAGACCCATTGGGGGAAACTAAGGCAAAACTAAAACACTGTGAGGACATCACAcg TTCATTTATGAGGCAAAGAGGGCTGAATCCATCCAGATGGGCATGTGATACACTGCCTCACCCACTTCAACAGGATGCCTCTTCCTGTGGGGCCTTTGTATTGAAG TTTGCTGACTGCATCTTGCTTGGTTGCTCAGTTTCATTTGACAATTCATCCTCAAGCATGAATGCCACAAGAGAGGAGATTGCTGTATGTCTTCTTCAGAATACAG aagaCCTGACTGACCTGTGTCATTTCTGTGGGGAGCAGGCTGGTGACACTAATTGG ATTGGCTGTGACATTTGTCCAAGATGGTACCACAGGGGCTGTGTCAACAATCCTAGAAAAAAGCAGTTCATTTGTGAGGCCTGCCAGTAA
- the LOC140583160 gene encoding uncharacterized protein, whose protein sequence is MEKQSHFTFHVILTGMSPEKSPEDCWAVLRAAKNDFLAVLGKVYPEEMPLECAECCLVLYYLEATVILKHLQPPGVVEHMTVQEWMTRSTSEADHTVIVVKEHKTSAQQAATFALSSEEETWFDIYFTQVRPQLLSSKRSRTTLDDLGGDKRFFVSTAGRPAFNASNDLNRLHQKYKLDPVTYQTARRIFETATKDLTDQEKSLVADYLTHSTATADEHYRMKQSRNVVLASKLLKKLADKTARSQTSGRFQRQLYDRWLKAQMRMRVRHVLSHFGRRQPTESRVDAWIRNQGWKSNVPSAASVLKDWRPVGSVDTVVDSSHIQELIHNQKWKGLVVMDIAGKGKGVCATRQFQAGEVVCDYHGPVVTATEGQRIHSSTKEEESGYMFFFRNSHKSECACHPGIQPFGRLINHSHKKANLRPRLYSPAVGGQDVILLLALNRINVGEELLFDYGVQRKSFRGEGLRTIENM, encoded by the exons atggagaagcagagccattttacatt tcatgtcattctcacggggatgagcccagagaagagtccagaggactgctgggccgtgctgagggctgccaagaacgacttcttggcagtccttggcaaggtgtatccggaggagatgcccctggagtgtgcagagtgctgccttgtcctctactacctggaggccacggtgattctgaagcatctccagccaccaggcgtggtggagcacatgacc gtccaggagtggatgaccaggagcacgtccgaggccgaccatacggtgattgtggtgaaggaacacaagacgtcggcgcagcaagcggccacgtttgcattgtcctctgaggaggagacg tggttcgacatctacttcacccaggtacggccacagctcctgagctccaagaggagccggacgacactggatgacctgggaggagacaaacggttcttcgtctccaccgcaggcaggccggcgttcaacgcttcgaatgacctcaaccggctgcaccaaaa atacaagctggatccagtcacctaccagacggcccggcgcatctttgagacggccaccaaggacttgacggaccaagagaagtccttggtggccgattacctcactcattccactgcgacggctgacgagcactaccggatgaagcagtcgcggaatgtggtgctggccagtaagctgctgaagaagctggcag acaagacagcacgctcgcagacgtccggccggtttcagcggcagctctatgatcgctggctgaaggcccagatgaggatgcgcgtacggcatgtcttgt cacactttggcagacggcagcccaccgagtcccgggtcgacgcttggatcaggaaccaaggctggaaaagtaacgttcccagcgcggccagcgttctgaaggactggagaccagtgggttcggtggacactgtcgtggactctagccacatccaggagctcatccacaaccagaagtggaagggacttgtggtgatggacattgcggggaaggggaagggagtctgcgccacccggcagttccaggctggtgaggtggtgtgtgactaccacgggccggtagtcacagccactgagggccagcggattcactcatcgacgaaggaagaagaatctggctacatgttcttcttccggaacagccataagtctgagtgtgcctgtcacccgggcatacagccttttggccggctgattaatcattcccataagaaggccaacctccggccaagactgtacagcccagccgtcgggggacaggatgttattttgcttttggccctgaacaggattaatgttggggaggaactgttgttcgattatggggtgcagaggaaatcgttcaggggagagggactgagaaccattgagaacatgtag
- the LOC140583037 gene encoding uncharacterized protein isoform X2: MEKQSHFTFHVILTGMSPEKSPEDCWAVLRAAKNDFLAVLGKVYPEEMPLECAECCLVLYYLEATVILKHLQPPGVVEHMTVQEWMTRSTSEADHTVIVVKEHKTSAQQAATFALSSEEETVRPQLLSSKRSRTTLDDLGGDKRFFVSTAGRPAFNASNDLNRLHQKYKLDPVTYQTARRIFETATKDLTDQEKSLVADYLTHSTATADEHYRMKQSRNVVQASKLLKKLAGDSSADSGEEGPSCSARGAARDAALASNQQMDVQAAFDQLLRTHPVTLDGDIPDKTARSQTSGRFQRQLYDRWLKAQMRMRVRHVLSHFGRRQPTESRVDAWIRNQGWRSNVPSAASVLKDWRPVGSVDTAVDSSHIQELIHNQKWKGLVVMDIAGKGKGVCATRQFQAGEVVCDYHGPVVTATEGQRIHSSTKEEESGYMFFFRNSHKSECACHPGIQPFGRLINHSHKANLRPRLYSPAVGGQDVILLLALNRINVGEELLFDYGVQRKSFRGEGLRTIENM, translated from the exons atggagaagcagagccattttacatt tcatgtcattctcacggggatgagcccagagaagagtccagaggactgctgggccgtgctgagggctgccaagaacgacttcttggcagtccttggcaaggtgtatccggaggagatgcccctggagtgtgcagagtgctgccttgtcctctactacctggaggccacggtgattctgaagcatctccagccaccaggcgtggtggagcacatgacc gtccaggagtggatgaccaggagcacgtccgaggccgaccatacggtgattgtggtgaaggaacacaagacgtcggcgcagcaagcggccacgtttgcattgtcctctgaggaggagacg gtacggccacagctcctgagctccaagaggagccggacgacactggatgacctgggaggagacaaacggttcttcgtctccaccgcaggcaggccggcgttcaacgcttcgaatgacctcaaccggctgcaccaaaa atacaagctggatccagtcacctaccagacggcccggcgcatctttgagacggccaccaaggacttgacggaccaagagaagtccttggtggccgattacctcactcattccactgcgacggctgacgagcactaccggatgaagcagtcgcggaatgtggtgcaggccagtaagctgctgaagaagctggcaggtgactcaag cgctgactccgGAGAGGAAGGgcccagctgttctgcccgtggtgccgcacgggatgctgccctggcatccaaccaacagatggatgtccaggcagcgttcgatcagctccttcggacccaccccgtgaccctggatggcgacatcccagacaagacggcacgctcgcagacgtcgggccggtttcagcggcagctctatgatcgctggctgaaggcccagatgaggatgcgcgtacggcatgtcttgt cacactttggcagacggcagcccaccgagtcccgggtcgacgcttggatcaggaaccaaggctggagaagtaacgttcccagcgcggccagcgttctgaaggactggagaccagtgggttcggtggacactgccgtggactctagccacatccaggagctcatccacaaccagaagtggaagggacttgtggtgatggacattgcggggaaggggaagggagtctgcgccacccggcagttccaggctggtgaggtggtgtgtgactaccacgggccggtagtcacagccactgagggccagcggattcactcatcgacgaaggaagaagaatctggctacatgttcttcttccggaacagccataagtctgagtgtgcctgtcacccgggcatacagccttttggccggctgattaatcattcccataaggccaacctccggccaagactgtacagcccagccgtcgggggacaggatgttattttgcttttggccctgaacaggattaatgttggggaggaactgttgttcgattatggggtgcagaggaaatcgttcaggggagagggactgagaaccattgagaacatgtag